In the genome of Bacillota bacterium, one region contains:
- a CDS encoding sugar phosphate isomerase/epimerase: MKLGVFTVLLSAKSLEEALKYLAELGVQAIEIGTGGYPGKAHANPEELLSDDKKVSALRELVKKYNMEISALSCHGNPVHPQKEIAESFHKDFENTVLLAEKLGINRVITFSGCPGDSPFSKYPNWVTCPWPDDFLKILEYQWNEVLIPYWVKAVDFAKQHGVNKICLEMHPGFCVYNPETLLKLRSAVGDEIGANYDPSHLFWQGIDPVASIRKLGTAIFHFHAKDTKIDKMNTALNGVLDTKHYSNEIKRSWIFRTVGYGHDEQVWKDIVSNLKMVGYDDVLSIEHEDSLMSVNEGLQKAIAFLKNVMLFEKTGGMWWA; the protein is encoded by the coding sequence ATGAAACTGGGAGTTTTTACAGTACTTTTAAGTGCTAAAAGTCTTGAAGAAGCCTTAAAGTACCTTGCGGAATTGGGTGTTCAGGCAATCGAGATAGGGACTGGCGGTTATCCAGGAAAAGCGCATGCAAATCCTGAAGAGCTATTATCAGATGACAAAAAAGTTTCAGCACTGAGGGAACTTGTTAAGAAGTACAATATGGAAATAAGTGCGTTGAGTTGTCACGGAAATCCTGTACACCCACAGAAGGAAATAGCTGAATCTTTTCACAAGGATTTCGAAAATACGGTTCTCTTAGCAGAAAAGCTTGGTATAAACAGAGTTATTACATTTTCTGGTTGCCCTGGCGATTCTCCATTTTCCAAATACCCCAACTGGGTAACATGTCCATGGCCGGATGATTTTCTTAAAATCCTTGAATATCAGTGGAATGAAGTACTTATACCATACTGGGTAAAGGCTGTTGATTTTGCAAAGCAACATGGAGTAAATAAAATTTGTCTTGAAATGCACCCTGGCTTCTGTGTATATAACCCTGAAACCCTTCTTAAGTTGAGAAGTGCTGTAGGTGATGAGATCGGAGCTAATTATGATCCAAGTCACCTCTTCTGGCAAGGTATAGATCCTGTAGCTTCCATCCGCAAGTTAGGAACTGCCATCTTTCATTTCCACGCAAAAGACACCAAAATAGACAAAATGAATACTGCTCTCAACGGTGTATTAGATACGAAGCATTATAGTAATGAGATTAAACGTTCCTGGATATTCAGGACGGTAGGCTATGGTCATGATGAACAGGTTTGGAAAGATATCGTCAGCAACCTAAAAATGGTCGGCTATGATGATGTATTGAGCATCGAACATGAAGACAGCCTGATGTCGGTTAATGAAGGCCTTCAAAAAGCTATTGCTTTTCTTAAAAATGTTATGCTGTTTGAAAAGACCGGCGGTATGTGGTGGGCTTAA